The following DNA comes from Chelmon rostratus isolate fCheRos1 chromosome 20, fCheRos1.pri, whole genome shotgun sequence.
GTCGCCCTCCATCAGGTTGCTGATGATGCCGATGGCCCTCTGTCCCACTGCCTGAGACACAGTGGGGCCGTCCAGAAGCTTCTCTAACTGCTGCgccacctgctccacctgcagcatccATCATTCTTCTGTCATTGCTTATTATTTATTGCCATTTGAGTCTTAATAGTAGCTCATATATTCTGACAACATAATTGCTTTATGCTCACGATTTTTCTAACTGCGCATACTTGAACAGATGAGTAGCTTCACCTGAGAGGAGTTGAGCTGAGACGCGTCCTGTGTTTGATTCAGCAGCTGGTTTGCTAGTTCCTCCTGTGCCTCCTGGCTTTTCGTCGTCTCTGTGACGGTTGTGGAGGAAGTTCCACTTCCTTGAATCAATTGTTCATGTATGTTGTAAAATACATCGGTATAACAAAGGATAAAGTCTGCTAGTTGAGGCTTTTATCAAGAAGTCCCCCTGCTAGATCTCTGGTTTGAGCTGCTACACAGAAAGCCATTAAATCCATGGAGATTAAGGTCCTATAccagtaataaatatatagttTGGCAACCAATCCCAGCCAATTTCATCCACCATGCTGAAAATCTTTAGCTGTAGCTTCAAGCATGCACTAAATGGTGAATTCTAAACTGTACATACCAGGgtttgttgtggttgtggtggtgaaggtggaggttgTAGAAGACGTCAGGGAAACCTCTGCAGTAGTGGTGCTAATCTGGACCGGAGGTGGACGTGTGGTCGAAGTTGCAGCTGCTCCGGTTGTTAAACTGACTTCTGATCCTCTGGTCGTCAGGTTAACGGGAGCAGTCGAACTCGAGTTGACGCTGATTCCCGCAGTTTGATTGTGGAGAATAACGGGACTGACCCCAGTGGCGGCTGTGGTGGAGTTAGTGTCATTTTCGTTGGTTGCTGTGATGCTGTGAGTCACTCTCCCTGTTTGCGGAGCGACAGTGGCTTCAGTGGCGTCCACAGTTGAGTTTGTCGTGGATGTGGTTGCATTAAGAGTTTGTCCATCAGACTTTGTCGTTTTATAAGGAACAGTCGTGCTCTGCTGCGTTTCTCTGACGGGTGAAGTGGTTACATTATCTGTGGCTGTTGTTGGAGATACAGTTGTAGTGATCACATTCTCTGCTGTTGTGTAACTGTTAGAGACTGTGGTCAGATCATAAACTGCTGCATGACTGGGAGAAGGTGTAAATGTGCTCATTGTTGTATTAGCGGTTGTAGTTGTAGCATTGCGTCGGTTCCTGTTGTTGTCTGCGGTAGTTCCGTTGTACTCTGTTGTGTAATCTTTGGTAACTGTAGCTACATTGATTACTGCTGTGTGGTTTGGAGATGGTGTGAAAGTGCTAACTGTTGTGTTGGTTGATGTAATTgtactgttgtgttgttttgtgtagCTGCCAGCTGTAGTTACTTTGTACTCAGTTATGTGATTGGGAGAAGGTGTAAATGTGCTAACTGTTGCATTACTTGTCGTAAATGTACCGTTGCGTAGACTCCTGTTGTCTGCTGTAGTTATGTTGTAATGTGTTGTATCATTTGGAGAAGGTGTGAATGTATCTGCTGTGGTTACTTTGTACATTGTTGTGTGATTTGGAGACAGTGTAGTTGAATCAATACGAGCAGCTGTAGTGATTTGTGAGATTGAGCTGGCTGATGATAATGTGAATTCTGTTGTGCTTTGTTGCGCTGTGGTCCTGTTTGGCAGGTTTGTACTTTTGACGGGCGTCGGCAATGTTGTGTAATTGGACAAAGCTGTGTTCTGTGCTGTGGTGCTGCCAGAGAGAGTCACAGTCATGTGTTGTGAGCTGGTGTGGAGGACAGGTGGCGCTGCTGAGGACTGTGCGCCGTTAATTGTCGTCAGCTGGGTCGTCTGCTGGGTCGTTCCTTGTGATGCAGTTGTCTGCTGAAGTGCTGCAGTGGTTTCAGCCGTGGTGTAAGTTTGTACCGCAGTGGTGGTCGCAGATGGTGGCGAGGCTCCAGGAGTCGTagggatgctgctgctggtcacaGTGGAAGGCTGGGTTGTGGGAGggcagctgtcagtcagaagTACAGCAAGCATCTCATTTGCCTcactgaaaaagaacaaaatacaaaatattcaaaatattgCATATATCCTATTAAGTGAAATCCTGTATCAACATTCTTCTTTGAGGCCAGTGCCTTGCTTTAGGGCAATAGTAGAAGTGTTAATATTAGCATTACTACTTAGCATGATATATAATGTCATACCTTAAAATGACTTTCAATTAACTTTACCtcatgaaagaaaatgtgataaaCATAGTCatattttttggggggaaacTCCTTcacagataaaataaataacagcaaaatattttaaaggaatccttgaacattttggaaaacatgttttcttgcCGAGAATTAGATGAGACACTCTAGTGTCTGTACAGTAGGTAGAAAGCTACTGCTAGCAGCTATTTAGCTTAGCAAAAcacaagactggaaacaggggaaacagctaccCTGGCTCGGTCCAAATGTAACCAAATTCCCCTACTaacacctctaaaactcactcaTTAACATGTCATATCTCGATGACAGTAGCCACCACTTCcagctttgtgctaagctaagctaagctaagataagctcTGCTGGCAGTAACCTCATGtttggtatcaatcttctcatctaattctggacaagaaagtgaataagctcATGTCCCAAAGTTTCGAATGAGtcattttaagttttaagaaaTTAATTTTTACAAGGCTAACATAAAGgataatttacattttagaatgaaaaagatatttttctcaAGTTATTTCAGAATAGTGGGTAAAGTTAGTTATCCTGTGCCCTGCTGTTTTTACCGTCAGTCAGTGAGTCTGCATTCAGGATTCTAGAGTTTAGCAAGCGAGTAGTTGCATTCAGTTGATTTGTTGTGAgtccagcagaaaaaaacacttaaaatataCTGCATGCATACGAACAGCTACTTTGTTCTGTAATTTACATTTTCCTCCAGCCTGACTCATTTATAAACTCAGTATGTGGGTTTCCCTGAATTTCCCAGAAGGACGACAAACATCATCAGAGACATTCTTGGTTTCTTTTGTGGCCTTTTTCcaccaaaacaaatgcagattGTTCACTGACAAGCAGAAAGAGGCTCCAGCATCCTCTCTAAACACAGCAAACcaaggaaagaaagaagttTACATTGTTTAAAGAACCATACAAAGGTTTTATAAATTCACcatggaaggagagaggggtCAGCTTGGCACACGTCAGAGGTCAGCAGGTCACTGGCAACCCAGGTCAGGTTGGATGTCAGCAGAGTATGAACAGGCAAACCAGGAGGACCACAAACCACTGTGGACACAGAGCATCGTCAATGATACAGCTACACAGGAGTTATTTATATGAGCTTCATAAtagttaaaaacagaaaccagcAGACTAACCCATGCGTGTAAGTGGCCTTTCGTTTGTTATGCCAGGGTTGCTGTcgatgagctgctgcaggagttcATTCAGGGAGCAACCATCGACAGGTCCAGACATCTCCAGTATCACCATGCAGCTGTACAACCTGGAGACCAGCAGAAACTGGTATTTATCATCAAATGCATTATCGTCAACAGTGCAGTCCTGGAGTTGTTCTGCGCTCAAATGTTCTGGTTTTCTTACTTTAATGTGTAGCCGTTGACTTCCTCTTTTACAGGAAGGGAAGtcattaaatctgttttcagcttGGCTTGTTTTTTATATATGCACATAATAGACAACGTGGAGAGACATGTTTACCTCTGTTGTGTCCCATGGCATTCCAGATGAGCGCCCTGGGTAAATGATTTATGAAGCATGATTAACCGCTCTAGAGGACATCATTGTGATTTTATGGAGTTTTATGGAGGTTTGCACCAAAGTGTTTTCTGCAGCAGGACTTACCTGGTAGCGCTTTGAAATCTCTGAATCTCTGCACATTGacctggaaacaaaaaaatgcatgaattatCACCAAAATCCTTTCATATTCATCATTTAAACTGTTCAGTAACTTCCAACACTGATGACCTTTTTTAGTCCCATTGCAA
Coding sequences within:
- the adgrg2a gene encoding adhesion G-protein coupled receptor G2 isoform X2, with translation MCDTMSGSMCRDSEISKRYQGAHLECHGTQQRLYSCMVILEMSGPVDGCSLNELLQQLIDSNPGITNERPLTRMVVCGPPGLPVHTLLTSNLTWVASDLLTSDVCQADPSLLPCEANEMLAVLLTDSCPPTTQPSTVTSSSIPTTPGASPPSATTTAVQTYTTAETTAALQQTTASQGTTQQTTQLTTINGAQSSAAPPVLHTSSQHMTVTLSGSTTAQNTALSNYTTLPTPVKSTNLPNRTTAQQSTTEFTLSSASSISQITTAARIDSTTLSPNHTTMYKVTTADTFTPSPNDTTHYNITTADNRSLRNGTFTTSNATVSTFTPSPNHITEYKVTTAGSYTKQHNSTITSTNTTVSTFTPSPNHTAVINVATVTKDYTTEYNGTTADNNRNRRNATTTTANTTMSTFTPSPSHAAVYDLTTVSNSYTTAENVITTTVSPTTATDNVTTSPVRETQQSTTVPYKTTKSDGQTLNATTSTTNSTVDATEATVAPQTGRVTHSITATNENDTNSTTAATGVSPVILHNQTAGISVNSSSTAPVNLTTRGSEVSLTTGAAATSTTRPPPVQISTTTAEVSLTSSTTSTFTTTTTTNPETTKSQEAQEELANQLLNQTQDASQLNSSQVEQVAQQLEKLLDGPTVSQAVGQRAIGIISNLMEGDSQALSASANRLIRVVDDLGLKLVVAGDREVVSSNSLVLAVRTVDGTNFSETSVDIFNTDNVQLRALSRSWFKRSGPALGSVFLPSSLTSCLSPEQQQQASRVQFTFYTKSTLFQDATLDNRTLVSPVLGSSVANLSISNLSENIQFTIRNINPIHANNTSCAFWDFTLNGGGGGWSSAGCFLVNATPEDTTCSCNHLTSFAILLDLSREELNDHQQAQILTFITYIGCGISAIFLAVTLLTYLSFEKLLRDIPAKILVQLCMSLLLLNLVFLLDGWLALYPAVGLCISTAFFLHYFLLTSFTWAGLEALHMYLSVIQVFTPYLSRYMLRFSLMGWGIPLIVVIVVISVDKDNYGLVTYGKYTDGSSDDFCWLRNDIAFYVGVVAYFILIFALCLLVFIMVMVQLARIKKQNPQNQSPNRGVLTDLRSIVGLIILLGLTWGFALFAWGPLYLPFIYLFSIFNTLQGFLIFVFHCAVKENVRRQWRTYLCCGRLRLAENSDWSRTATHNNRNMSVATATTSAPQFTSRSSSVISDGTNSSGSVFADSGISDGSNSDVVLNEIHRRNLLL
- the adgrg2a gene encoding adhesion G-protein coupled receptor G2 isoform X1, yielding MCDTMSGSMCRDSEISKRYQGAHLECHGTQQRLYSCMVILEMSGPVDGCSLNELLQQLIDSNPGITNERPLTRMVVCGPPGLPVHTLLTSNLTWVASDLLTSDVCQADPSLLPCEANEMLAVLLTDSCPPTTQPSTVTSSSIPTTPGASPPSATTTAVQTYTTAETTAALQQTTASQGTTQQTTQLTTINGAQSSAAPPVLHTSSQHMTVTLSGSTTAQNTALSNYTTLPTPVKSTNLPNRTTAQQSTTEFTLSSASSISQITTAARIDSTTLSPNHTTMYKVTTADTFTPSPNDTTHYNITTADNRSLRNGTFTTSNATVSTFTPSPNHITEYKVTTAGSYTKQHNSTITSTNTTVSTFTPSPNHTAVINVATVTKDYTTEYNGTTADNNRNRRNATTTTANTTMSTFTPSPSHAAVYDLTTVSNSYTTAENVITTTVSPTTATDNVTTSPVRETQQSTTVPYKTTKSDGQTLNATTSTTNSTVDATEATVAPQTGRVTHSITATNENDTNSTTAATGVSPVILHNQTAGISVNSSSTAPVNLTTRGSEVSLTTGAAATSTTRPPPVQISTTTAEVSLTSSTTSTFTTTTTTNPGSGTSSTTVTETTKSQEAQEELANQLLNQTQDASQLNSSQVEQVAQQLEKLLDGPTVSQAVGQRAIGIISNLMEGDSQALSASANRLIRVVDDLGLKLVVAGDREVVSSNSLVLAVRTVDGTNFSETSVDIFNTDNVQLRALSRSWFKRSGPALGSVFLPSSLTSCLSPEQQQQASRVQFTFYTKSTLFQDATLDNRTLVSPVLGSSVANLSISNLSENIQFTIRNINPIHANNTSCAFWDFTLNGGGGGWSSAGCFLVNATPEDTTCSCNHLTSFAILLDLSREELNDHQQAQILTFITYIGCGISAIFLAVTLLTYLSFEKLLRDIPAKILVQLCMSLLLLNLVFLLDGWLALYPAVGLCISTAFFLHYFLLTSFTWAGLEALHMYLSVIQVFTPYLSRYMLRFSLMGWGIPLIVVIVVISVDKDNYGLVTYGKYTDGSSDDFCWLRNDIAFYVGVVAYFILIFALCLLVFIMVMVQLARIKKQNPQNQSPNRGVLTDLRSIVGLIILLGLTWGFALFAWGPLYLPFIYLFSIFNTLQGFLIFVFHCAVKENVRRQWRTYLCCGRLRLAENSDWSRTATHNNRNMSVATATTSAPQFTSRSSSVISDGTNSSGSVFADSGISDGSNSDVVLNEIHRRNLLL